A section of the Humulus lupulus chromosome 2, drHumLupu1.1, whole genome shotgun sequence genome encodes:
- the LOC133816271 gene encoding protein MOR1-like encodes MDYPVHGVSWTLLSILSFLTFSQCLNDGTPDVRDAAFSALAAIAKLVGMRPLERSLEKLDDVRRKKLSETKQKQNIFLTQ; translated from the exons atgGATTATCCTGTTCATGGTGTTTCATGGACTCTCTTATCTATATTATCGTTTCTTACTTTTTCACAGTGCCTCAATGATGGGACTCCAGATGTGAGGGATGCAGCCTTTTCAGCTTTGGCAGCGATAGCTAAg TTGGTTGGTATGAGACCCTTGGAGCGGTCACTTGAGAAACTTGATGATGTTAGAAGAAAGAAGCTTTCTGAAACAAAACAGAAACAGAACATCTTCCTAACCCAGTAA